ATCTTCATCTTAGCTGCAAGTGACCCTGGAGACCGAGCCATATAGAAAAGGTTTGTTCCGGTCTCTCTACCTCTTATTTCCTCTTCAAAATTTCCTTCCTCTCTCAAATTGAACATTTTTATTATCAATTCGGAATCCTCAGGATCAAGGATGCTCCTGATCTCTTCCAGAGTCCATAAGTAGTATTTTCCTTCCTCCCTTTCTACATCCGCATCCTCACCGCAGTAAAAACCTCCTTCCGGGGATGTAAGGTCTCTCAGGACGTAATCGAGGATTCCTTCTGCTGTTTCTTTATACAGGTCTTTTCCGGTAACCTGATAGGCTTCAGTATATGCAATTGCAGTAAGAGCCTGGTCGTATAACATTTTTTCAAAGTGAGGCAGAAGCCACATGCTGTCCGTAGAATATCTATGGAAACCTGATCCCAGGTGGTCATAGATCCCTCCCCTGCGCATTTTGTCCAGTGTGTATTCTGCCATATGAAGGGCTTCAGGGTTTCTGCTGCGCCTCCAGTAACGGAGCAAAAAGGAAATCTTGTGGGGAGTGGGGAACTTCGGAGCTCCTGAAAAACCTCCGTATTCCGTATCAAACGAGCTGAGAAGTTCTTCATAAACCTCTTCTATTACCTCTTCCCCGAGCCCTTCTCCTGAAGACTCCTTAATCATTTCCTGGATGGTGGATGTAATTTTTTCAGCTGAATCAAGCACTTCTTCATGCTGCTGTTCCCAGATTTCTTTTATCCTGGGGACCAGTTCCAGCATTCCTATCTGGTTAAAGCGTGTATTTTTCGGGATATATGTGCCAGCAAAAAAAGGCTTCTTGCCCGGAGTCATGATGATATTGAGAGGCCATCCTCCTCTGCCAAGGATAATCTGGCAGACAGTCATGTAAATGTTGTCGATATCTGGCCGTTCTTCCCTGTCCACTTTTATGGAGACAAAAGCTTCATTCATAAGCCCTGCAACTTCTTCGTCCTCAAAAGACTCATGTGCCATCATATGGCACCAGTGGCAGGTCGAATATCCGATTGAGAGAAAAACAGGCTTGTTTTCTTTTCTGGCTTTTTCGAAAGCCTCTTCTCCCCATGGGTACCAGTCTACAGGATTATAGGCATGCTGTAGAAGATAAGGACTTTTTTCTTTAATCAGGCGGTTAGGTTCTTTCTGTTCTTTTTCCAGTATAATCACTCCTGCTCTTCATCAAGATCCAGATCCTGCCTTTCAAGCCCTGAAGTGTACTCCTCGCAGGCATAAGGACTGAACTCTTCATAAATATTCATAAAAGGACTGAACTCTTCATAAATATTCATAATAACTCCCCTAATCCGAATAAGTAAGTATTTGATCACCTGCCGGACAATTTTGCCGGCTTGCCTTATTTGATCCTGTTTTTACTTTCTGGTTTGTACCAGGTTTTCAGAGATGATGATAACTACGGGAATTGTAAAATTAGATATAGCCAGACTTTCCCCAATTAAAATAGTCCCCCCGGAATATCAATATAACGGTGTTTTCGGGGCTATTTTTCCCGGAAGAAAGCCGGCAGGAAAGTAAGTTTTGAAAAAAAGGTATGGGACCTGCAGTTTGCGAAAAAAGAGTTTTTATAATGAGTGTAAAGATCCAGGTTAAGAATGGGATTAATTGCTGTTCTTAATTCAGTCCCAGTCTTTCCCCAAAGCTTTAAGTAGCTCAGGAGACTCCCTGCTTTTTTAAAGGAAGGAGCTGTCCCAGGTCTTCACTTTTATTCTCATATTTCCCTACCCTGAGAAAGTTCTTAACTTTTGAGATGCGATACGAATGCTCACGTTTCTTTTCTTCTTTTCTGGCCTGATAAACTCTGACAGAACGAAGGAGGTCGATTTTTCGGAACTCGGGCCAGAAAGGAGCGCAGAAATAAGTTGCACATTCACTGCCGTTAGCCTGCCAGGGAAGGAAGTTTGATATTCTCTCATCCCCTCCGGTGCGGATGATCAGGTCCACATTGGGGACAGGGACTCCGGGGGCAGGATAGAGGTGTTTTGAGATCAGGCTTTCGTTAACATCTTCCAGAGAAAGTTTCCCGCTGGATACACAGGTTGCGATATCCCTTACAGCCTGCATTATATCCTGCCTTCCACCATAAGCAATAGCCACATTCAGGCTGAATTTCCTGTGATGCTCCGTGGCTTTCTCAATTCTGTCAATGGATTCGTTCAGGTATGCAGGCAGTTTTGTTCTGTCCCCTATAACTCTGACCTGCATCTCTTTTTCATAAGTTCTCTTATCAGTATGAAGCTTCAAAAATTTCTCATTGATAAGGTTAAAGAGCCCACCGACCTCTTCTTCCGAACGCTGGAAATTTTCCGTGGAAAAGGCATAGAGAGTAAGCTGTTTTACTCCTATCTCATAGCACCATTCAATAACCTGCTCAGTAACTTCTGCTCCCATAGCGTGTCCGAAAATTCGGGCTTTTCCCAGCTGTCCGGCGTATCTGCGGTTTCCGTCCATAATTACAGCTATGTGCTCGGGAATTTCAGAACTCAGAATCTCCTTTTCCAGGATCTGCTCGTATTTCCGGTAGAACACACTGAAAGTCCGATTTTTCATGAAGCGAAGCCCTGCCTGAAAGGCTCCTTTATTCAATGATCCCATTTTAAGGTTAATTATTTCTTTTCCCCCTGGCAATATGATAGATAACAGGAATATTATAGGTAACAGGAATATTCATATACATTTTTTGCGGTGTGGTATTAAATTTTTCACATATTTGGAAAGCTAAATTTTATTTTTTTCTGGAGGTCTTATGGCCTATTCTGATGCATGAAGCTTAAGCTTTATTTCCGCCCTTTAATAGTGCAATACATTGAAATAGTAAAGTCCTGTTAATGCTTATGGTATCTACTGGAAATGCTTATGATATTTTCTGGAAATGCTTATGATATTTTCTGGAAATGCTATATGACCTGTTGATGGGAATTGCAGTTATGTATGTAAAACTATTTTAATATTTTTAAACACTTTTGGGCTGGCATTCTGATACAACAGAACTTTTTCGGGATATCAACTCCAGGGGAAAGTAAAATTAATTATACCGATTTTTATGGAATGCTAACTCTCTATATTTCTGTTTTTTATAACAAGACACTAATTTTTAATAGATGTTCAAATTTACAATTTATTGTTTCGATATCAACAGAATAGAACAGGAGATCTGGAAAGTTCTTCTCACATAAAAACAGGAGTTACAGCAATAAGGCGGCTCAGTAGTTCTCTAGAACAGAGCCGACAATGTTTTTGTAAGTCTCTTTCAGGGAATACACATTATGATCCCCTGTAACGTTTATGCTCAGTATTCCGAGTCTCGTATTCATAAGCCCGACCATGGCTGACACTCCCCGGTAGCTTACCTCGAAATTTCCTTTATCAAGGTAGTCATAAACTTCACCGGTGGTGAACTTGTCTCCGGTCAGGAAGAGATTGAGCACAACCTTGCGTATCCCGTTTTCGTCCCTGCCGAGATACTTTATCAATCTCGCTCTTACCCTTTCTTCCGCAGTCTGCAGTTTCGGACACCTCAGTTTTAATGATAATTTTGAATTATATTCTTCTCTTAATTATATTCTTTTATACCGTATTCATCCTGTTCCGGCTGTATTTCCAGAGGGATGCGACCCCGTTAAGGGGGAGCTAAGAATCGAATACCCTATATCCTTATCGTTTATATATTTTAGGATTACTTTTTTTTAAATATTTATATTGAAGCATACCCCGGATCTTCGGGCGCCTTTCAGACCCTGCTTCCTATGCAAAAAAGAGCTGAGCTTCACGTTTTTCATGAGAGCTAACTGAGAATAAAACATTCTTTTATCTCAAATATATTACTTTATATTTTTTGTGTAAGGATGCTTTAAAGAAAGAAAAATATCTCGAAGAAAGAAAAATCCTGGATTACTTTATTTAATTTTCTTATTTTATACTGATAAAGGTTTTATTACCTCTCAGGGATAAGG
This window of the Methanosarcina mazei S-6 genome carries:
- a CDS encoding thioredoxin domain-containing protein, with amino-acid sequence MIILEKEQKEPNRLIKEKSPYLLQHAYNPVDWYPWGEEAFEKARKENKPVFLSIGYSTCHWCHMMAHESFEDEEVAGLMNEAFVSIKVDREERPDIDNIYMTVCQIILGRGGWPLNIIMTPGKKPFFAGTYIPKNTRFNQIGMLELVPRIKEIWEQQHEEVLDSAEKITSTIQEMIKESSGEGLGEEVIEEVYEELLSSFDTEYGGFSGAPKFPTPHKISFLLRYWRRSRNPEALHMAEYTLDKMRRGGIYDHLGSGFHRYSTDSMWLLPHFEKMLYDQALTAIAYTEAYQVTGKDLYKETAEGILDYVLRDLTSPEGGFYCGEDADVEREEGKYYLWTLEEIRSILDPEDSELIIKMFNLREEGNFEEEIRGRETGTNLFYMARSPGSLAAKMKIPVEEVEKKVKAAREKLLKARYERKRPSLDDKILTDWNGLMIAAFAKGYQVFGEQRYLKAAEKAADFILMALYSPGDGLLHRYRDGVAGISGTSDDYAFLIHGLLELYEAGFKMRYLKAAVSLNSELLECFWDPVNGGLYFTANDSEALIFRKKEFMDSAIPTGNSFEMLNLLRLSRIIADPGLEETADKLERAFSKQIMKAPSGYTQFLSAFDFRLGPSYEVIISGKAEASDTEQMLKELWSYFVPNKVLIFRPEREKPEITELAKYTEEQVPIEGKATAYVCQNYECQLPTTEIREMLRMLNV
- the uppS gene encoding polyprenyl diphosphate synthase, with protein sequence MKNRTFSVFYRKYEQILEKEILSSEIPEHIAVIMDGNRRYAGQLGKARIFGHAMGAEVTEQVIEWCYEIGVKQLTLYAFSTENFQRSEEEVGGLFNLINEKFLKLHTDKRTYEKEMQVRVIGDRTKLPAYLNESIDRIEKATEHHRKFSLNVAIAYGGRQDIMQAVRDIATCVSSGKLSLEDVNESLISKHLYPAPGVPVPNVDLIIRTGGDERISNFLPWQANGSECATYFCAPFWPEFRKIDLLRSVRVYQARKEEKKREHSYRISKVKNFLRVGKYENKSEDLGQLLPLKKQGVS
- a CDS encoding DUF2551 domain-containing protein; the protein is MIKYLGRDENGIRKVVLNLFLTGDKFTTGEVYDYLDKGNFEVSYRGVSAMVGLMNTRLGILSINVTGDHNVYSLKETYKNIVGSVLENY